The following are from one region of the Oscarella lobularis chromosome 3, ooOscLobu1.1, whole genome shotgun sequence genome:
- the LOC136184834 gene encoding uncharacterized protein isoform X1, protein MSRTNHTRDLQFDLTLERRETLPMQPATREPADDASAAEREVSPPNFAQPNSLVLPEDVCARKFDAHSADVETPVPMTEMDEASQDTKFVFTMTFDPRREETARSRVTIIIIIRLLVCNLQYNLTLDVLQEETRCDEGVASLESSRTGAETSESLQATNVELERLQQTLAIESKAAAATKTKERVKRPKNGFILFCSAKRPELQKLHPGVDNRVISTLLGNLWRDMDEEAKQPYRAESERLREQHKRDHPDWKYNVDHVKRIKRKMKMIKKWKNSMEDERKRQQHQQESLHVQESHADEEDVVFEVDINEMEKSAEDFSDLPAAEPVMDESQCSSSDSSVVPLQQAFHIFDCSSFVEGSSATAPTAPDLYQSFDFCGQEELSLYPSTGRPGAELDQSLKSLASSSSSKPKRRRSTPYTFGCRRFYGLDARGKWCTGCRWKKKCCRNEEYGWASIGDEQ, encoded by the exons ATGTCAAGAACGAACCACACGCGCGATCTGCAATTTGATTTGACATTGGAGCGACGCGAAACGCTTCCAATGCAGCCCGCCACGCG CGAACCGGCCGACGATGCGAGCGCTGCCGAACGAGAAGTTTCCCCGCCAAATTTTGCCCAACCCAATTCCCTCGTCCTACCGGAAGACGTTTgcgcgcgaaaattcgaCGCCCACTCAGCTGATGTCGAAACGCCGGTTCCGATGACTGAAATGGACGAGGCGAGTCAG GACACGAAATTCGTTTTCACGATGACTTTTGATCCGCGACGTGAAGAGACAGCTCGATCGCGCgttactattattattattattcgtCTCTTAGTGTGTAATCTTCAGTATAACCTAACTCTCGACGTTCTCCAAGAGGAGACTCGCTGCGACGAGGGAGTGGCGTCTTTAGAAAGTTCCCGGACAGGCGCGGAAACTTCGGAAAGCCTGCAAGCGACGAATGTCGAATTGGAGCGACTTCAGCAGACGTTGGCGATCGAGAGCAAAGCAGCAGCGGCAACGAAAACAAAGGAACGCGTGAAACGACCCAAAAATGGTTTCATTTTATTCTGCTCTGCTAAACGACCCGAACTGCAGAA GCTGCATCCTGGTGTCGACAATCGCGTCATTAGCACACTTCTGGGCAACTTGTGGCGTGATATGGACGAAGAGGCAAAGCAGCCTTATCGAGCTGAGTCCGAACGACTTCGCGAGCAGCACAAGCGAGATCATCCCGACTGGAAGTACAACGTCGATCACGTGAAGCGGATCAAACgaaagatgaagatgataAAGAAGTGGAAGAATTCCATGGAGgacgaaaggaaaaggcagCAACATCAGCAAGAATCCTTGCACGTGCAAGAATCGCAcgcagacgaagaagacgtcgtttttgaagTCGACATCAACGAAATGGAAAAATCCGCGGAAGACTTCTCCGA TTTGCCTGCCGCCGAGCCCGTGATGGACGAAAGTCAGTGTTCCAGTTCGGATAGTTCAGTTGTACCACTACAACAAGCCTTTCACAT CTTTGACTGCAGCTCCTTTGTCGAAGGTTCTTCTG CGACAGCGCCTACGGCACCGGATCTGTACCAGAGTTTCGATTTTTGTGGACAGGAGGAATTGTCGCTCTATCCTAGCACCGGTCGCCCCGGCGCTGAGCTCGACCAATCGCTGAAATCTCTtgcgtcatcgtcatcatcaaaaCCTAAG CGCAGGAGATCAACTCCGTATACGTTTGGATGCAGGCGGTTTTATGGGTTGGATGCCAGGGGAAAATGGTGCACTGGATGCAG GTGGAAAAAGAAGTGCTGTAGAAATGAGGAGTACGGCTGGGCTTCCATTGGAGACGAACAGTGA
- the LOC136184834 gene encoding uncharacterized protein isoform X2, translating into MSRTNHTRDLQFDLTLERRETLPMQPATREPADDASAAEREVSPPNFAQPNSLVLPEDVCARKFDAHSADVETPVPMTEMDEASQDTKFVFTMTFDPRLCNLQYNLTLDVLQEETRCDEGVASLESSRTGAETSESLQATNVELERLQQTLAIESKAAAATKTKERVKRPKNGFILFCSAKRPELQKLHPGVDNRVISTLLGNLWRDMDEEAKQPYRAESERLREQHKRDHPDWKYNVDHVKRIKRKMKMIKKWKNSMEDERKRQQHQQESLHVQESHADEEDVVFEVDINEMEKSAEDFSDLPAAEPVMDESQCSSSDSSVVPLQQAFHIFDCSSFVEGSSATAPTAPDLYQSFDFCGQEELSLYPSTGRPGAELDQSLKSLASSSSSKPKRRRSTPYTFGCRRFYGLDARGKWCTGCRWKKKCCRNEEYGWASIGDEQ; encoded by the exons ATGTCAAGAACGAACCACACGCGCGATCTGCAATTTGATTTGACATTGGAGCGACGCGAAACGCTTCCAATGCAGCCCGCCACGCG CGAACCGGCCGACGATGCGAGCGCTGCCGAACGAGAAGTTTCCCCGCCAAATTTTGCCCAACCCAATTCCCTCGTCCTACCGGAAGACGTTTgcgcgcgaaaattcgaCGCCCACTCAGCTGATGTCGAAACGCCGGTTCCGATGACTGAAATGGACGAGGCGAGTCAG GACACGAAATTCGTTTTCACGATGACTTTTGATCCGCGAC TGTGTAATCTTCAGTATAACCTAACTCTCGACGTTCTCCAAGAGGAGACTCGCTGCGACGAGGGAGTGGCGTCTTTAGAAAGTTCCCGGACAGGCGCGGAAACTTCGGAAAGCCTGCAAGCGACGAATGTCGAATTGGAGCGACTTCAGCAGACGTTGGCGATCGAGAGCAAAGCAGCAGCGGCAACGAAAACAAAGGAACGCGTGAAACGACCCAAAAATGGTTTCATTTTATTCTGCTCTGCTAAACGACCCGAACTGCAGAA GCTGCATCCTGGTGTCGACAATCGCGTCATTAGCACACTTCTGGGCAACTTGTGGCGTGATATGGACGAAGAGGCAAAGCAGCCTTATCGAGCTGAGTCCGAACGACTTCGCGAGCAGCACAAGCGAGATCATCCCGACTGGAAGTACAACGTCGATCACGTGAAGCGGATCAAACgaaagatgaagatgataAAGAAGTGGAAGAATTCCATGGAGgacgaaaggaaaaggcagCAACATCAGCAAGAATCCTTGCACGTGCAAGAATCGCAcgcagacgaagaagacgtcgtttttgaagTCGACATCAACGAAATGGAAAAATCCGCGGAAGACTTCTCCGA TTTGCCTGCCGCCGAGCCCGTGATGGACGAAAGTCAGTGTTCCAGTTCGGATAGTTCAGTTGTACCACTACAACAAGCCTTTCACAT CTTTGACTGCAGCTCCTTTGTCGAAGGTTCTTCTG CGACAGCGCCTACGGCACCGGATCTGTACCAGAGTTTCGATTTTTGTGGACAGGAGGAATTGTCGCTCTATCCTAGCACCGGTCGCCCCGGCGCTGAGCTCGACCAATCGCTGAAATCTCTtgcgtcatcgtcatcatcaaaaCCTAAG CGCAGGAGATCAACTCCGTATACGTTTGGATGCAGGCGGTTTTATGGGTTGGATGCCAGGGGAAAATGGTGCACTGGATGCAG GTGGAAAAAGAAGTGCTGTAGAAATGAGGAGTACGGCTGGGCTTCCATTGGAGACGAACAGTGA
- the LOC136184833 gene encoding hexokinase-3-like: MSEKSIRDTLAAFDLSVEQTTEIMRNMQSEMREGLKRDNAVLKMLPTFVHAIPDGTEAGDFLALDLGGTNFRVLKVTLKDRKYEQEEAKATLPDDVMTTTGERLFDHIAQQVSEFSNKHGLSSHVLPLGFTFSFPVEQLSLTSGKLIKWTKKFTASGVEGEDVVLLLKKALEKEASKQNKNVNVDVVALVNDTVGTMMARALVDSKCCAGLILGTGTNACYMEKLADVGKWNKKTPHETIIINMEWGAFGDGPDGLVSQPGALENFLTLHDRQLDRDSPNAGHQRFEKMISGMYLGEIVRLVLLDLASRGLAFDGHVGMLYKKGSFETAYISKIEDSSNADHSETKKILANLRFPSVTTTATVTTTTSGSTTTTTTTKTVSGTVVTPNDCDLVLNVCRAVSTRAARLAGAGVVAIADKIGTTADGIIAVDGSLFQYHPHFARIMKETIDQLVPGNGIKLERAEDGSGRGAALVAAVACRMKKEAK; the protein is encoded by the exons ATGTCGGAAAAATCG ATTCGCGATACGTTGGCCGCGTTCGACCTGAGCGTCGAACAGACGACCGAAATCATGAGAAATATGCAAAGTGAAATGCGCGAAGGCTTGAAACGCGACAACGCCGTCCTGAAAATGCTTCCCACGTTCGTACACGCGATACCGGACGGCACGGAAGCGGGCGACTTTCTCGCGCTCGACTTGGGCGGCACCAACTTCAGAGTGCTCAAAGTGACGTTGAAAGATCGCAAATACGAGCAAGAGGAGGCGAAGGCCACTCTTCCTGACGAcgtcatgacgacgacgggagaACGACTGTTTGATCATATTGCGCAACAGGTTTCCGAATTTTCCAACAAACACGGACTGAGTTCGCACGTGCTTCCGCTCGGCTTTACGTTCTCGTTTCCGGTCGAACAGCTCAGTTTGACGTCCGGGAAATTGATTAAATGGACGAAAAAGTTCACGGCGAGCGgcgtcgaaggcgaagacgtcgttcttctcctcaAAAAGGCGCTGGAGAAAGAGGCGTCCAAACAGAATAAA AATGtcaacgttgacgtcgtcgccttggtGAATGATACTGTTGGCACAATGATGGCTcgcgctctcgtcgattccAAGTGCTGCGCCGGTCTCATCTTGGGCACAGGCACAAATGCTTGCTACATGGAAAAATTGGCTGACGTCGGAAAGTGGAATAAGAAAACGCCACACGAGACCATCATTATTAACATGGAGTGGGGTGCATTTGGCGACGGACCTGATGGCCTTGTCAGTCAGCCTGGTGCACTTGAAAACTTCCTCACTTTGCATGACCGCCAATTAGATAGGGATTCGCCCAATGCCGGTCACCAAAG GTTTGAGAAAATGATTTCGGGTATGTATTTGGGAGAAATTGTACGTCTTGTGCTGCTCGATCTGGCCAGTCGCGGTCTTGCTTTCGACGGCCACGTGGGAATGCTCTACAAGAAGGGATCATTTGAGACAGCCTACATATCCAAAATAGAAGACAG TTCCAATGCAGATCATTctgagacgaaaaaaattcttgcCAATCTCAGATTTCCCTCTGTAACCACAACGGCGACAGTCACCACGACAACGTCGGGCTccacgacgacaacgacgacaacgaagacggTGAGTGGCACGGTCGTTACGCCAAACGATTGCGATTTGGTCCTGAACGTGTGCCGTGCCGTCTCGACGCGCGCGGCTCGActcgccggcgccggcgtTGTTGCAATCGCGGATAAAATTGGGACGACAGCTGACGGAATCATTGCAGTCGACGGTTCCCTCTTTCAGTATCATCCCCACTTTGCACGCATCATGAAAGAAACCATTGATCAATTGGTTCCAG GCAATGGTATCAAGCTTGAGAGGGCGGAAGATGGCTCGGGGCGTGGTGCTGCACTTGTTGCTGCCGTTGCTTGCCGcatgaagaaagaagctaAATAA
- the LOC136184836 gene encoding receptor expression-enhancing protein 1-like — protein sequence MVSQFISRLVILVVGTLYPAYRSYKAIRTKSVKEYVKWMMYWISFAVFIAVETVADIFIAWIVPFYYELKILFVLWLLLPMTKGSSILYRKFVHPWLNKHEKDIDSYLSEAANSGLGVVRRFSRSGLEFATKSVLQSNLINKGQVFVQGLSQIKEQEDEVDSTQAAGPQPGGAPKGSTTLEDVFIASDTTEPDSEDQPPPYTEHEEKKSKPARKPGSSPVTRSKHGRGSGASRSGAAAGAKSGKTLPREVATTRSSRVKKQQ from the exons ATGGTCTCCCAATTTATATCTCGTCTCGTAAT cctcgtcgtcggaacCCTCTACCCCGCCTATCGATCCTACAAGGCGATCAGAACAAAAAGCGTCAAGGAATAC GTAAAATGGATGATGTATTGGATCTCTTTCGCCGTTTTTATCGCCGTCGAGACCGTCGCCGATATCTTTATCGCTTG GATAGTTCCGTTTTATTACGAGCTGAAGATCCTTTTCGTCTTGTGGCTCCTTTTGCCTATGACCAAG GGATCAAGCATTTTGTATCGAAAGTTTGTCCATCCGTGGCTCAATAAACACGAGAAG GATATAGATAGTTACTTGTCCGAAGCTGCAAATTCAGGCTTAGGTGTTGTAAGACGGTTCAGCCGGAGTGGGCTCGAATTTGCAACAAAATCTGTCTTGCAATCAAACCTCATCAATAAA GGGCAAGTCTTTGTGCAAGGCCTTTCACAGATCAAGGAACAGGAGGACGAAGTCGATAGTACGCAAGCGGCTGGCCCGCAGCCTGGAGGAGCTCCGAAGGGCTCGACGACATTGGAAGACGTTTTCATTGCTTCTGATACGACTGAACCGGATAGTGAGGATCAGCCTCCGCCCTACACAGaacacgaagaaaagaaatcaaagcctGCGCGAAAACCGGGATCCTCACCCGTGACAAGATCGAAACACGGACGAGGTTCAGGAGCAAGTCGTTCGGGTGCAGCAGCGGGGGCCAAAAGCGGAAAAACGTTGCCG AGAGAAGTAGCAACAACCCGTTCATCTCGAGTGAAGAAGCAACAATGA